A section of the Streptomyces sp. CG1 genome encodes:
- a CDS encoding relaxase/mobilization nuclease domain-containing protein, whose amino-acid sequence MVPDVSAGSDTLGLINYLFGPGRRDEHTDPHIVAAWDMAGAPDPNATYTQLAKRLDHHVDLRTRELGGKKPPKHVWHCPVRTAPGDRYLTDDEWAEVARRVVAATGIAPEGDDQACRWIAVRHADDHIHILATTVRADGRRARTNRDGWRAQKECRKIEAEYGLRQLKSGDLTAPKTPTGAERAKAERLGQEVTAREWLRERAYAVAAAVRNIDDYFTVLQSLGIQVKPRVSAKTGEVDGYSLAAPGDAIFFGGSKLAPDLSYSRLLERLTTQDVADRPQPVADPTLPWRRTESAVRTALTALDSGDDPVAQGHLDAFADTLHNLARATPGPHRAELQAAAMAFNRARRSAIRADHQAATELRQAAKELAYAPTIPGGLTIALIFTALRLARAAAKWHEQRGHEQQAAAAEEAFRHLQESYRHAAEPVLADLARRAPRPQTVQRFEATVCQAVPDHADRILADAAWPALATTLARAESAGHNARHLLVEMAASRELDTAERPAEVLNWRITAQPNRRAQAARAQSTRRTMTVTPAPQPVSTPTHGHQTERARRR is encoded by the coding sequence ATGGTTCCTGACGTCTCCGCCGGCTCCGACACCCTCGGCCTGATCAACTACCTCTTCGGGCCGGGGCGACGCGACGAGCACACCGACCCGCACATCGTGGCCGCCTGGGACATGGCCGGCGCCCCCGACCCCAACGCCACCTACACCCAGCTTGCCAAGCGCCTCGACCACCATGTCGACCTGCGCACCCGCGAACTGGGCGGGAAGAAGCCGCCGAAGCACGTGTGGCACTGCCCGGTGCGCACCGCGCCAGGTGACCGCTACCTGACCGACGACGAGTGGGCCGAGGTCGCTCGCCGCGTCGTTGCCGCCACCGGCATCGCGCCCGAGGGCGACGACCAGGCATGCCGGTGGATCGCAGTGCGGCACGCGGACGACCACATCCACATCCTGGCCACCACCGTGCGCGCCGACGGGCGCCGCGCGCGCACGAACCGCGACGGCTGGCGGGCGCAGAAGGAGTGCCGCAAGATCGAGGCCGAGTACGGATTGCGCCAGCTCAAGTCCGGTGACCTGACCGCGCCCAAGACGCCCACCGGGGCGGAGCGGGCCAAGGCCGAGCGCCTGGGCCAGGAGGTGACCGCGCGAGAGTGGCTGCGGGAGCGCGCGTACGCGGTCGCCGCCGCCGTGCGGAACATCGACGACTACTTCACCGTGCTGCAATCGCTCGGCATCCAGGTCAAGCCGCGCGTCAGCGCCAAGACCGGCGAGGTGGACGGCTACAGCCTGGCCGCCCCTGGCGACGCCATCTTCTTCGGCGGCTCCAAGCTCGCCCCCGATCTGTCCTACAGCCGCCTGCTCGAACGCCTCACTACCCAGGACGTAGCCGACCGCCCACAACCGGTTGCCGACCCGACCTTGCCGTGGCGTCGGACGGAATCCGCTGTGCGTACAGCTCTCACCGCGCTCGATTCGGGCGACGATCCCGTGGCCCAGGGCCACCTGGACGCCTTCGCCGACACTCTGCACAACCTGGCTCGCGCCACCCCCGGACCGCACCGGGCTGAACTGCAAGCGGCAGCCATGGCGTTCAACCGGGCTCGCCGCTCGGCGATCCGGGCAGACCACCAAGCCGCCACCGAACTACGCCAAGCCGCCAAGGAACTCGCCTACGCCCCCACCATTCCCGGCGGCCTCACCATCGCCCTCATCTTCACCGCCCTGCGCCTTGCCCGCGCCGCCGCCAAGTGGCACGAGCAGCGCGGCCACGAGCAGCAGGCGGCAGCGGCCGAAGAAGCCTTCCGCCACCTCCAGGAGAGCTACCGCCACGCCGCCGAGCCCGTCCTGGCGGACCTCGCCCGACGCGCACCCCGCCCCCAGACCGTCCAACGCTTCGAGGCCACCGTGTGCCAGGCCGTCCCCGACCACGCCGACCGCATCCTGGCCGACGCCGCCTGGCCAGCCTTGGCCACCACCCTCGCCCGCGCGGAATCCGCCGGCCACAACGCCCGGCACCTCCTCGTGGAGATGGCTGCCAGCCGAGAGCTCGACACTGCCGAGCGCCCCGCCGAGGTCCTCAACTGGCGCATCACTGCCCAGCCGAACCGGCGTGCACAAGCGGCCCGCGCACAAAGCACCCGCCGCACCATGACGGTTACGCCGGCACCGCAGCCCGTCTCCACCCCGACGCACGGGCACCAAACGGAACGTGCCCGCCGCCGCTAA
- a CDS encoding ATP-binding protein — MPSTPPDKPVALAPAPGGAIEHHTRLFDRRRITPGAARTFVAETLTQWGRTKRLDDVRLCVSELTTNAILHGVPTGGLVLVRVTLNDIQLRIEVHDRVDAPPRRRHVPATAETGRGLLLVSALADDWGVEERRGPGKCVWAAFQHSTVPAC; from the coding sequence ATGCCCAGCACGCCGCCCGACAAGCCAGTCGCTCTCGCCCCGGCCCCCGGCGGGGCCATCGAGCACCACACGAGGCTCTTCGACCGGCGCCGCATCACACCAGGTGCCGCCCGGACCTTCGTCGCCGAGACCCTTACCCAATGGGGCCGGACCAAACGCCTCGACGACGTAAGGCTGTGCGTCTCCGAGCTCACCACGAACGCCATCCTGCACGGAGTCCCCACAGGCGGGCTGGTTCTGGTACGCGTCACGCTCAACGACATCCAACTCCGCATCGAAGTACACGACCGTGTCGACGCCCCACCTCGCAGACGACATGTGCCAGCCACCGCCGAGACCGGCCGCGGCCTACTGCTCGTCTCGGCCCTCGCCGACGACTGGGGCGTGGAGGAACGCCGGGGCCCCGGCAAGTGCGTGTGGGCCGCCTTCCAGCACAGCACGGTGCCGGCATGCTGA
- a CDS encoding DnaB-like helicase N-terminal domain-containing protein gives MHHRSAPPAHASPESPEHGDAQGNMPRDAAAERAVLGTCMHRPEEIDEVRLVLDGADFYEPRHETVWAALLQLRRDKAPTSPVSVTDLLRQQGDLKRVGGAVYLHGLADGYEPGRAAYYAEIVRRLAGLRAVQAAALQAVQQASDPGADPDQVLTTVEDLVRAQRERSCTTGSSRLDRYMSDGWDFVDEIGAPADPLWGTQEQTAWAKGESLMIVGPPGVGKTTLAHQVILARLGVYQAVLDLPVTEGERVLYLALDRPPQIARALRRHLNPKDEPTLRDRLRVWSGPLPTTLDKEPHLLAELAAHHKADTVVIDSLKDAVSRLTEDEAAIAYNNARQHALREGAEVLELHHQRKSTAEAPRDQRPVLDRVYGSTWFVGGAGSVLFIAGEAGDPAVKIHHLKTPTGEIGPLPVIHNHVRGTSHVEQALDPLALVRASPEGLTPRELASHLTEESKPSRADVEKARRKLDQLAQAGHVEKAQGSAGGAGGGSQARYRARRLVAVS, from the coding sequence GTGCACCATCGTAGTGCCCCGCCCGCTCACGCGTCACCCGAGTCGCCCGAGCACGGTGACGCGCAGGGGAACATGCCTCGCGACGCGGCCGCCGAGCGCGCCGTCCTCGGTACGTGCATGCACCGCCCCGAGGAGATCGACGAGGTCCGCCTGGTGCTGGACGGGGCCGACTTCTACGAGCCACGGCACGAGACGGTCTGGGCTGCCCTGCTACAGCTTCGGCGTGACAAGGCACCCACCAGCCCGGTCTCGGTCACCGACCTGCTGCGCCAGCAGGGCGACCTGAAGCGCGTCGGCGGGGCGGTCTACCTGCACGGCCTCGCCGATGGGTACGAGCCCGGCCGGGCCGCGTACTACGCCGAGATCGTGCGCCGCCTGGCCGGGCTGCGAGCGGTCCAGGCCGCCGCGCTGCAGGCCGTCCAGCAGGCCAGCGACCCAGGTGCCGACCCTGACCAGGTCCTCACCACAGTAGAGGACTTGGTTCGCGCCCAGCGCGAGCGTTCCTGCACCACGGGCAGCTCGCGCCTGGACCGGTACATGAGCGACGGGTGGGACTTCGTCGACGAGATCGGTGCGCCGGCGGACCCGCTATGGGGTACTCAGGAGCAAACCGCCTGGGCCAAGGGCGAGAGTCTGATGATCGTCGGTCCTCCGGGCGTCGGCAAGACCACGCTCGCCCACCAGGTCATCCTCGCCCGCCTCGGCGTGTACCAGGCAGTCCTGGACCTGCCGGTGACCGAAGGCGAGCGCGTGCTGTACCTCGCCCTGGACAGGCCACCGCAGATCGCCCGCGCCCTGCGCCGTCACCTCAACCCGAAGGACGAGCCGACCCTTCGTGACCGGCTGCGCGTGTGGTCCGGTCCGCTGCCCACCACCCTCGACAAGGAGCCCCACCTACTCGCCGAACTCGCCGCCCACCACAAGGCGGACACCGTCGTGATCGACAGCCTCAAGGACGCGGTCAGCCGCCTGACCGAGGACGAGGCCGCCATCGCGTACAACAACGCCCGCCAGCACGCGCTGCGCGAGGGCGCCGAGGTCCTGGAGCTGCACCACCAGCGCAAGTCCACCGCCGAGGCACCACGCGACCAGCGCCCCGTCCTGGACCGCGTGTACGGCTCGACCTGGTTCGTCGGCGGCGCGGGCAGCGTGCTGTTCATAGCCGGCGAAGCCGGTGACCCGGCGGTCAAGATCCACCATCTCAAGACCCCGACCGGCGAGATCGGCCCGCTGCCCGTGATCCACAACCACGTGCGCGGTACCTCCCACGTCGAGCAGGCCCTCGACCCACTCGCCCTCGTGCGGGCATCGCCCGAGGGGCTGACCCCACGCGAGCTGGCCTCGCATCTGACCGAGGAGTCCAAGCCCAGCCGCGCGGACGTGGAGAAGGCCCGGCGCAAGCTGGACCAGCTCGCCCAGGCTGGACATGTAGAGAAGGCCCAGGGCAGCGCCGGCGGAGCCGGTGGCGGTAGCCAGGCCCGCTACCGCGCCCGCCGCCTGGTCGCCGTGTCCTGA
- a CDS encoding helix-turn-helix domain-containing protein — translation MSDGRLGGGDVPLLYSEGNIAARVAMEREVRGWSTTELADRVTKAGVRMNQTAVWRIENGNPRRRINVDEAIGFARVFELPLEELMSPPLEGIDLEGRRLVQEAVEAFYESRDAQDRLHRAVVATAEYIEAHPDGSRAIHEQCLRLMGEERDARALTEYIEGGGYYHQ, via the coding sequence ATGAGTGACGGGCGGCTAGGCGGTGGCGATGTGCCACTGCTGTACAGCGAGGGCAACATCGCGGCGCGGGTGGCTATGGAACGCGAGGTCAGGGGGTGGAGCACGACGGAGCTGGCGGATCGGGTCACCAAGGCCGGCGTCCGGATGAACCAGACGGCGGTCTGGCGGATCGAAAACGGCAACCCGCGGCGCCGCATCAATGTCGATGAAGCCATCGGCTTCGCCAGAGTCTTCGAGCTGCCCCTCGAAGAGCTGATGTCCCCGCCGCTGGAGGGCATCGACCTTGAGGGGCGGCGCCTCGTCCAGGAGGCCGTCGAGGCGTTCTACGAGTCCCGTGACGCCCAGGACCGCCTCCATCGGGCGGTGGTCGCGACTGCCGAGTACATCGAGGCCCACCCTGATGGCTCGCGAGCCATCCACGAGCAGTGCCTTCGCCTCATGGGTGAAGAGCGCGACGCCCGAGCCCTTACTGAGTACATCGAGGGTGGCGGCTACTACCACCAGTAA
- a CDS encoding helix-turn-helix transcriptional regulator, whose protein sequence is MGDTGIGALLVRLRTERGWSQQRVADECNTLEGRATKTGKEIGRYEREVRIPVPYTRKYLAQVFGVDAAVLDQAVAVSKSQRGGEGEDEVGQAPLAWPTARPRTVAGAVSADAVASAEFARFIAQRNADEFVVEQLEADVARLARTYVSHPLLEVYVEIKRLRNGVFELLRGRQHPRQTTDLYVAASRLCGLSAHVCLDLGAYDSAATHSRTARACAEAAGHEGMLAWVRAVESLIAYWTGHYERAARLAQAGRQHRAGGSIGARLASLEARALAIAGDRAGAVAALAGAERSREAMRGHDEVPGIFAFPAAKQFAYAGTSHLAVGGREHVQQAIASADTAIRLYRSAEDDDQSVGDLFAAHVDLARGHMLLGDLDGTEAMLGFVLGSPPERMSASIVRRLTALGQELSGPQYGGAARAVHLRERLQHTAVLAAAPAAHPPELPT, encoded by the coding sequence ATGGGCGACACAGGGATCGGTGCTCTGCTCGTCCGGCTGCGCACAGAGCGTGGGTGGTCCCAGCAGAGGGTGGCCGACGAGTGCAACACCCTGGAGGGGCGGGCCACCAAGACGGGCAAGGAGATCGGGCGCTACGAGCGCGAGGTGCGCATCCCGGTGCCGTACACGCGGAAGTACCTGGCGCAGGTCTTCGGTGTCGATGCCGCCGTGCTCGACCAGGCGGTCGCTGTCAGCAAGAGCCAACGGGGTGGGGAGGGCGAGGATGAGGTGGGACAGGCACCGCTCGCGTGGCCCACGGCGCGTCCACGCACCGTCGCCGGAGCTGTGTCGGCGGATGCGGTGGCCTCGGCGGAGTTCGCCCGGTTCATCGCGCAGCGCAACGCGGACGAGTTCGTCGTAGAGCAGTTGGAGGCCGATGTCGCTCGGCTCGCCCGTACTTATGTCAGCCATCCGCTGCTGGAGGTGTACGTCGAGATCAAGCGGCTTCGGAACGGGGTGTTCGAGCTGCTGCGCGGGCGGCAGCATCCCCGGCAGACCACCGACCTGTACGTCGCGGCCTCTCGGTTGTGCGGGCTGTCCGCGCACGTCTGCTTGGACCTGGGCGCCTATGACTCTGCCGCCACGCACAGCCGTACCGCCAGGGCGTGCGCCGAGGCGGCTGGCCACGAGGGGATGCTGGCCTGGGTACGCGCTGTGGAGTCCCTGATCGCCTACTGGACCGGGCACTACGAGCGGGCGGCTCGGCTGGCGCAGGCCGGTCGCCAGCACCGGGCGGGCGGGAGTATCGGGGCTCGGTTGGCGAGCCTGGAGGCGCGGGCGTTGGCCATAGCCGGAGACCGGGCAGGTGCCGTAGCCGCCCTGGCGGGCGCCGAGCGCTCCCGCGAGGCGATGCGTGGCCACGACGAGGTGCCGGGCATCTTCGCCTTCCCGGCCGCCAAGCAGTTCGCGTACGCGGGGACGAGCCACCTGGCCGTGGGCGGGCGGGAGCACGTCCAGCAGGCCATCGCCAGCGCGGACACCGCTATCCGGCTCTACCGCAGCGCCGAAGACGACGACCAGTCGGTCGGTGACCTGTTCGCCGCCCACGTCGATCTCGCCCGCGGCCACATGCTCCTCGGCGACCTGGACGGTACCGAGGCGATGCTCGGTTTCGTCCTCGGCTCCCCGCCGGAGCGCATGTCGGCCAGCATCGTGCGCCGGCTCACCGCTCTGGGCCAGGAGCTGAGCGGGCCGCAGTACGGTGGAGCCGCGCGGGCCGTACACCTGCGCGAACGACTCCAGCACACGGCCGTCCTTGCGGCCGCACCCGCCGCCCATCCTCCGGAGCTGCCGACGTGA
- the sodX gene encoding nickel-type superoxide dismutase maturation protease, translating into MPELSQETERGRAVAPFGLAEVTGPSMVPTLRHGDRLLLQYGATIRPGDVVVLRHPFQQDLLVVKRAVERRDGGWWVLGDNPYAGGDSTDYGVVPDELMLGKARFRYRPFPAGQRSPLALARWALSAARPLLPDRSASRRLRAR; encoded by the coding sequence ATGCCGGAGCTGTCGCAGGAGACCGAGCGGGGGAGGGCCGTGGCGCCGTTCGGGCTGGCCGAGGTGACCGGTCCGTCCATGGTGCCCACGCTCCGCCACGGGGACCGGCTGCTGCTGCAGTACGGCGCCACGATCCGGCCGGGCGACGTCGTGGTCCTGCGTCATCCGTTCCAGCAGGACCTGTTGGTCGTCAAGCGGGCCGTGGAGCGGCGCGACGGCGGCTGGTGGGTGCTCGGGGACAACCCGTACGCGGGCGGGGACAGCACGGACTACGGGGTCGTACCGGACGAGCTGATGCTGGGCAAGGCCCGCTTTCGGTACCGGCCGTTTCCCGCCGGTCAGCGCTCGCCGCTCGCGCTGGCGCGCTGGGCGCTCTCGGCCGCGAGGCCGCTGCTGCCGGACCGGTCGGCCTCCAGGCGCTTGCGGGCCCGGTAG
- a CDS encoding site-specific integrase: MANIQKRPNGKWRGRYRDLDGKEHARHFDRKIDAQRWLDEVTTSMVTGLYVDPRAGKISFQKYAEKWEESLIVSEAAERITDNALRLHLVPALGSRAMAAIRRNDIQVLFKALSELLGPGSVRNVYDVLVRVMTAAVEDKVIPASPCRRITLPPVPDEEVTPPTVAQVEAMARVMPPYIRAAIVTLAGSGLRIGELLGLKVSDVDFKAGAIRVERQRLQSGKIGPPKTAKSRRTVPVGEVVTDALLEHLAARSSKEWLFTMEEGEPLNYRRWKTEWNCARRALQAAENEAAEREGRKPVELSHMVTHDLRHFFASALIAGGASVKQVQLVLGHASAVITLRIYAHLWPGEEDRTRSVMDAVLGGLRTGCGQVDTAIKETAGQKA; the protein is encoded by the coding sequence TTGGCCAACATCCAGAAGCGCCCCAACGGCAAATGGCGGGGCCGCTACCGCGACCTCGACGGCAAGGAGCACGCCCGCCACTTCGACCGCAAGATCGACGCCCAGCGCTGGCTCGACGAGGTGACGACCAGCATGGTCACGGGCCTCTACGTCGACCCGCGCGCCGGAAAGATCTCGTTCCAGAAGTACGCGGAGAAATGGGAAGAGTCGCTCATCGTCAGCGAGGCGGCCGAGCGCATCACCGACAACGCGCTACGGCTGCACCTGGTCCCGGCGCTCGGCTCCCGCGCCATGGCGGCGATACGCCGCAACGACATACAGGTGCTGTTCAAGGCCCTGTCCGAACTGCTCGGCCCCGGCAGCGTGCGCAACGTCTACGACGTCCTAGTGCGCGTCATGACCGCGGCCGTCGAGGACAAGGTCATCCCGGCCAGCCCGTGCCGCCGGATCACCCTCCCGCCCGTGCCGGACGAAGAGGTCACCCCGCCCACGGTCGCGCAGGTCGAGGCCATGGCCCGCGTGATGCCGCCGTACATCCGGGCAGCAATCGTGACACTTGCCGGATCGGGCTTGCGCATAGGCGAGCTGCTCGGCCTCAAGGTGTCGGACGTCGACTTCAAGGCCGGCGCCATCCGAGTCGAGCGGCAGCGCCTCCAGTCGGGGAAGATCGGTCCGCCGAAGACCGCCAAGTCCCGTCGCACCGTCCCGGTCGGCGAGGTCGTCACCGACGCCCTCCTCGAACACCTCGCCGCACGCTCCTCCAAGGAGTGGCTGTTCACGATGGAGGAGGGCGAGCCCCTCAACTATCGCCGTTGGAAAACGGAGTGGAACTGCGCCCGCAGGGCGCTCCAGGCGGCGGAGAACGAGGCAGCCGAGCGCGAGGGGCGTAAGCCCGTCGAGCTGTCCCACATGGTGACCCACGACCTGCGCCACTTCTTCGCCTCCGCCCTCATCGCCGGCGGCGCGAGCGTCAAGCAGGTCCAGCTCGTCCTCGGTCACGCGTCCGCAGTCATCACGCTGCGGATCTACGCCCACCTGTGGCCGGGCGAAGAGGACCGCACCCGATCCGTCATGGACGCCGTGCTCGGCGGCCTGCGGACCGGGTGCGGACAGGTAGACACTGCAATCAAAGAAACCGCAGGTCAGAAGGCGTGA
- the sodN gene encoding superoxide dismutase, Ni, with amino-acid sequence MLSRLFAPKVKVSAHCDLPCGVYDPAQARIEAESVKAVQEKMAGNDDPHFQARATVIKEQRAELAKHHVSVLWSDYFKPPHFEKYPELHQLVNDTLKALSAAKASTDPATGQKALDYIAQIDKIFWETKKA; translated from the coding sequence ATGCTTTCCCGCCTGTTTGCCCCCAAGGTCAAGGTCAGCGCCCACTGCGACCTGCCCTGCGGCGTGTACGACCCGGCCCAGGCCCGCATCGAGGCGGAGTCGGTGAAGGCCGTCCAGGAGAAGATGGCCGGCAATGACGACCCCCACTTCCAGGCACGCGCCACCGTCATCAAGGAGCAGCGCGCGGAGCTCGCCAAGCACCACGTCTCCGTGCTCTGGAGCGACTACTTCAAGCCCCCGCACTTCGAGAAGTACCCGGAGCTGCACCAGCTGGTCAACGACACCCTGAAGGCCCTCTCGGCCGCCAAGGCGTCCACCGACCCGGCGACGGGCCAGAAGGCCCTGGACTACATCGCCCAGATCGACAAGATCTTCTGGGAGACCAAGAAGGCTTGA
- a CDS encoding helix-turn-helix domain-containing protein produces MERFFTTAEVAERYRTSESTVRYWRQIGKGPRGVKIGKRVLYSATELQRYEEALAQGLDEWGMAV; encoded by the coding sequence TTGGAACGCTTCTTCACCACCGCCGAGGTCGCCGAGCGCTACCGCACGTCCGAGAGCACGGTCCGGTACTGGCGCCAGATCGGTAAGGGCCCGCGCGGGGTCAAGATCGGCAAGAGGGTGCTGTACAGCGCCACAGAGCTGCAGCGCTATGAGGAGGCACTGGCCCAGGGCCTGGACGAGTGGGGGATGGCCGTATGA
- a CDS encoding ABATE domain-containing protein — MELAYYSDYAVRLVNSEEPARGKDSLTSVEAVRDLFGANSSAARRTTDADVTRFRSVRARLRAVFEAADQGDETLAVDLLNSLLLEFPVSPQISGHDYRDDDGRPLWHMHLADHPSNATAGYAAIAAMGLAFHLTEYGVDRLGLCEAAPCRNAYLDTSTNRSRRYCSDRCATRANVAAYRARKRLEADRSGSSGLAAESAQRASASGER, encoded by the coding sequence GTGGAACTGGCCTATTACTCGGATTACGCCGTACGTCTCGTCAACAGCGAGGAACCGGCCCGGGGCAAGGACTCGCTGACCTCGGTCGAGGCCGTCCGCGACCTCTTCGGCGCCAACTCCTCCGCGGCCCGGCGCACCACGGACGCCGATGTCACCCGCTTCCGCTCGGTACGGGCCAGGCTGCGCGCGGTCTTCGAGGCGGCCGACCAGGGCGACGAGACCCTGGCCGTGGACCTCCTGAACTCACTCCTGCTGGAGTTCCCGGTGTCACCGCAGATCTCCGGCCACGACTACCGCGACGACGACGGCCGCCCGCTGTGGCACATGCACCTGGCCGACCACCCGTCGAACGCGACGGCGGGCTACGCGGCGATCGCGGCCATGGGCCTGGCCTTCCACCTCACCGAGTACGGCGTCGACCGCCTGGGCCTCTGCGAGGCCGCCCCCTGCCGCAACGCCTACCTCGACACCTCCACCAACCGCTCCCGGCGCTACTGCTCCGACCGCTGCGCGACCCGTGCCAACGTGGCCGCCTACCGGGCCCGCAAGCGCCTGGAGGCCGACCGGTCCGGCAGCAGCGGCCTCGCGGCCGAGAGCGCCCAGCGCGCCAGCGCGAGCGGCGAGCGCTGA
- the mobC gene encoding plasmid mobilization relaxosome protein MobC, which translates to MAEEEAGRQRAPEPGEATTEPNTASVADAPATSDELPADTAAPQPEPSARPPLPVEQPSWREPDAPTLPARMNRKRTTENRDQEKKIRFTPTAVRIIDEAAERRRLTFAGFVGDAALAVAVGKANMAGSPEDDPIRPLVEAVEAHIKALNRIGTNLNQITTAINSGAIPDQAETVLSHVDQTVQRSYQLMDELVAGGSSHGS; encoded by the coding sequence ATGGCGGAGGAGGAGGCCGGGCGCCAGCGGGCGCCCGAGCCGGGGGAGGCGACGACCGAGCCCAACACCGCGTCCGTCGCCGACGCCCCCGCCACGAGCGACGAGCTGCCCGCCGACACCGCTGCTCCGCAGCCCGAGCCGTCTGCCCGCCCTCCGTTGCCCGTTGAGCAGCCCTCGTGGCGTGAGCCCGACGCCCCCACTCTGCCCGCGCGGATGAACCGCAAGCGCACCACCGAGAACCGCGACCAGGAGAAGAAGATCCGCTTTACCCCGACCGCGGTCCGGATCATTGACGAGGCGGCCGAGCGGCGCCGTCTGACGTTCGCCGGGTTCGTCGGCGACGCCGCCCTGGCGGTCGCGGTCGGCAAGGCGAACATGGCGGGAAGTCCGGAGGACGATCCGATCCGCCCGCTGGTGGAGGCCGTCGAGGCCCACATCAAGGCGCTGAACCGCATCGGCACCAACCTCAACCAGATCACCACGGCCATCAACAGCGGAGCCATCCCTGACCAGGCCGAGACCGTCCTCTCCCACGTCGACCAAACCGTCCAGCGCAGCTACCAGCTGATGGACGAGCTCGTGGCGGGAGGCAGCAGTCATGGTTCCTGA
- a CDS encoding class I SAM-dependent methyltransferase, with amino-acid sequence MTELSAAHDAAVTDRGRLAGSAYSSDRDLAARQSLYRWQTPRYDLPGIVAEQLRGVNGRVVDVGCGNGKFIQRLCQDRPDLTLLGLDIAPGILAGVQGLVAVADATRLPLATQSADAALALHMLYHVPDIPQAVRELSRVVARDGLVIASTNSDRDKAELDDLWQRAAGHVLGTGRGPARISLSARFSLEKAPAFLGEEFGRVETIELPGTITVRDAEPVVAHMVSYQAWADQHDVPFEATIERARTILDEHIARHGAFEIRCRGGILVCRR; translated from the coding sequence GTGACCGAACTGTCCGCCGCACACGACGCCGCCGTCACCGACCGGGGCCGTCTCGCCGGAAGTGCCTACAGCAGTGACCGGGATCTGGCTGCCCGCCAGTCGCTTTATCGGTGGCAGACGCCCCGTTACGACCTGCCAGGCATCGTCGCCGAGCAACTGAGGGGCGTGAACGGGCGCGTGGTCGATGTCGGCTGCGGCAACGGCAAGTTCATCCAGCGGCTCTGCCAGGACCGGCCCGACCTGACTCTGCTGGGCCTGGACATCGCTCCTGGCATCCTCGCCGGTGTCCAGGGCTTGGTCGCCGTTGCGGACGCCACCCGCTTGCCGCTGGCCACGCAGAGCGCCGATGCTGCCTTGGCGTTGCATATGCTCTACCACGTCCCGGACATCCCTCAGGCGGTCAGGGAGCTGTCTCGCGTGGTCGCCCGTGACGGGCTGGTGATCGCCTCCACCAACAGCGATCGGGACAAAGCTGAACTCGACGACCTGTGGCAGCGGGCCGCCGGCCACGTGCTCGGCACCGGACGCGGCCCGGCCCGCATCTCGCTCAGCGCCCGCTTCTCCCTGGAGAAGGCTCCGGCCTTCCTGGGGGAGGAGTTCGGCCGCGTCGAGACGATTGAACTGCCCGGCACCATCACCGTCCGCGACGCCGAACCCGTGGTTGCGCACATGGTCTCGTACCAGGCATGGGCGGACCAGCACGACGTGCCCTTCGAGGCCACGATCGAGCGAGCCCGCACCATCCTGGACGAACACATCGCCCGGCATGGGGCGTTCGAGATCCGCTGCCGGGGAGGCATCCTCGTCTGCCGCCGTTAG